The following are encoded together in the Lactuca sativa cultivar Salinas chromosome 1, Lsat_Salinas_v11, whole genome shotgun sequence genome:
- the LOC111921418 gene encoding putative casein kinase II subunit beta-4 isoform X2, giving the protein MYRDRGGPSSRSEMVGGGGAGPLDRKRINDALDKHLEKTSSPSTSRVLNTSNKEKEKFSMPSTSTAGGGKSFHLDNRSSSTIANTKSKCSDEESETASEESEVSGSDEDDTSWISWFCNLRGNEFFCEVDDEYIQDDFNLCGLSSQVPYFDYALDLILDVESSHGDMFTEEQNELVESAAEMLYGLIHVRYILTTKGMSAMLEKYKHYDFGRCPRVYCCGQPCLPVGQSDIPRSSTVKIYCPKCEDIYYPRSKYQDIDGAYFGTTFPHFFLMTHGPLKPQKATQCYIPRVFGFKLHKP; this is encoded by the exons atgtacAGGGACCGCGGTGGCCCGTCGTCGAGGTCGGAGATGGTGGGAGGAGGTGGAGCGGGGCCGTTAGATCGGAAAAGAATCAATGATGCCTTGGATAAGCACTTAGAGAAGACATCATCGCCTTCAACTTCTAGGGTTTTGAATACCAGCAACAAGGAGAAAGAGAAATTCTCCATGCCTTCAACTTCCACAGCTGGTGGTGGAAAATCGTTCCACCTGGACAACCGTTCCTCCTCCACCATCGCCAATACCAAAAGCAAGTGCTCAGATG AAGAATCAGAAACAGCCAGCGAGGAGTCTGAAGTTAGTGGTTCAGATGAAGATGACACATCTTGGATTTCATGGTTTTGCAACTTGAGAGGAAATGAATTCTTCTGCGAAGTTGACGATGAATACATTCAAGATGATTTCAATCTTTGTGGATTAAGCAGTCAAGTTCCTTACTTCGATTACGCCCTTGATCTAATTCTAGATGTGGAATCCTCTCATG GAGACATGTTCACTGAAGAACAGAATGAACTTGTTGAATCAGCAGCAGAGATGTTGTATGGTTTGATCCATGTCCGATATATATTAACAACCAAAGGAATGTCTGCAATG TTGGAGAAAtataaacattatgattttggaAGGTGCCCGAGAGTTTATTGCTGCGGGCAGCCTTGTCTTCCTGTTGGTCAATCAGACATTCCTCGGTCAAGCACTGTGAAAATATACTGCCCGAAATGTGAAGACATCTACTACCCTCGATCCAAATACCAAG ATATTGATGGAGCTTATTTTGGCACCACATTCCCTCACTTTTTCTTGATGACTCATGGGCCCCTCAAGCCACAAAAGGCAACACAATGCTACATTCCAAGAGTCTTCGGCTTCAAGCTCCATAAACCCTGA
- the LOC111921418 gene encoding putative casein kinase II subunit beta-4 isoform X1 — MYRDRGGPSSRSEMVGGGGAGPLDRKRINDALDKHLEKTSSPSTSRVLNTSNKEKEKFSMPSTSTAGGGKSFHLDNRSSSTIANTKSKCSDEESETASEESEVSGSDEDDTSWISWFCNLRGNEFFCEVDDEYIQDDFNLCGLSSQVPYFDYALDLILDVESSHGDMFTEEQNELVESAAEMLYGLIHVRYILTTKGMSAMLEKYKHYDFGRCPRVYCCGQPCLPVGQSDIPRSSTVKIYCPKCEDIYYPRSKYQGNIDGAYFGTTFPHFFLMTHGPLKPQKATQCYIPRVFGFKLHKP, encoded by the exons atgtacAGGGACCGCGGTGGCCCGTCGTCGAGGTCGGAGATGGTGGGAGGAGGTGGAGCGGGGCCGTTAGATCGGAAAAGAATCAATGATGCCTTGGATAAGCACTTAGAGAAGACATCATCGCCTTCAACTTCTAGGGTTTTGAATACCAGCAACAAGGAGAAAGAGAAATTCTCCATGCCTTCAACTTCCACAGCTGGTGGTGGAAAATCGTTCCACCTGGACAACCGTTCCTCCTCCACCATCGCCAATACCAAAAGCAAGTGCTCAGATG AAGAATCAGAAACAGCCAGCGAGGAGTCTGAAGTTAGTGGTTCAGATGAAGATGACACATCTTGGATTTCATGGTTTTGCAACTTGAGAGGAAATGAATTCTTCTGCGAAGTTGACGATGAATACATTCAAGATGATTTCAATCTTTGTGGATTAAGCAGTCAAGTTCCTTACTTCGATTACGCCCTTGATCTAATTCTAGATGTGGAATCCTCTCATG GAGACATGTTCACTGAAGAACAGAATGAACTTGTTGAATCAGCAGCAGAGATGTTGTATGGTTTGATCCATGTCCGATATATATTAACAACCAAAGGAATGTCTGCAATG TTGGAGAAAtataaacattatgattttggaAGGTGCCCGAGAGTTTATTGCTGCGGGCAGCCTTGTCTTCCTGTTGGTCAATCAGACATTCCTCGGTCAAGCACTGTGAAAATATACTGCCCGAAATGTGAAGACATCTACTACCCTCGATCCAAATACCAAGGCA ATATTGATGGAGCTTATTTTGGCACCACATTCCCTCACTTTTTCTTGATGACTCATGGGCCCCTCAAGCCACAAAAGGCAACACAATGCTACATTCCAAGAGTCTTCGGCTTCAAGCTCCATAAACCCTGA
- the LOC111921418 gene encoding putative casein kinase II subunit beta-4 isoform X3, which produces MVGGGGAGPLDRKRINDALDKHLEKTSSPSTSRVLNTSNKEKEKFSMPSTSTAGGGKSFHLDNRSSSTIANTKSKCSDEESETASEESEVSGSDEDDTSWISWFCNLRGNEFFCEVDDEYIQDDFNLCGLSSQVPYFDYALDLILDVESSHGDMFTEEQNELVESAAEMLYGLIHVRYILTTKGMSAMLEKYKHYDFGRCPRVYCCGQPCLPVGQSDIPRSSTVKIYCPKCEDIYYPRSKYQGNIDGAYFGTTFPHFFLMTHGPLKPQKATQCYIPRVFGFKLHKP; this is translated from the exons ATGGTGGGAGGAGGTGGAGCGGGGCCGTTAGATCGGAAAAGAATCAATGATGCCTTGGATAAGCACTTAGAGAAGACATCATCGCCTTCAACTTCTAGGGTTTTGAATACCAGCAACAAGGAGAAAGAGAAATTCTCCATGCCTTCAACTTCCACAGCTGGTGGTGGAAAATCGTTCCACCTGGACAACCGTTCCTCCTCCACCATCGCCAATACCAAAAGCAAGTGCTCAGATG AAGAATCAGAAACAGCCAGCGAGGAGTCTGAAGTTAGTGGTTCAGATGAAGATGACACATCTTGGATTTCATGGTTTTGCAACTTGAGAGGAAATGAATTCTTCTGCGAAGTTGACGATGAATACATTCAAGATGATTTCAATCTTTGTGGATTAAGCAGTCAAGTTCCTTACTTCGATTACGCCCTTGATCTAATTCTAGATGTGGAATCCTCTCATG GAGACATGTTCACTGAAGAACAGAATGAACTTGTTGAATCAGCAGCAGAGATGTTGTATGGTTTGATCCATGTCCGATATATATTAACAACCAAAGGAATGTCTGCAATG TTGGAGAAAtataaacattatgattttggaAGGTGCCCGAGAGTTTATTGCTGCGGGCAGCCTTGTCTTCCTGTTGGTCAATCAGACATTCCTCGGTCAAGCACTGTGAAAATATACTGCCCGAAATGTGAAGACATCTACTACCCTCGATCCAAATACCAAGGCA ATATTGATGGAGCTTATTTTGGCACCACATTCCCTCACTTTTTCTTGATGACTCATGGGCCCCTCAAGCCACAAAAGGCAACACAATGCTACATTCCAAGAGTCTTCGGCTTCAAGCTCCATAAACCCTGA